The window TATCTCATGCATTAGATATTGAGTTTGTTTATGTCTACCACTTCTGAGGCCTTTAGCCTCATCTATTATGCATGAGATTATGAAAGATGTAGTTGAATAACTCTATCCTGTCTTTCAGGAACTGAATGGTTCTCCAACATCATCGCTTCCTACTGTTGAATCGCTAGCATCATCACTTGCTTCTGTTGATTGTAAGCTTTATATGCGTCTTAGATAATGTTTTCAAAGCAGGGCGATATTGGATTAAGCTTGTTATCCTTAAATTGGGCAAATACTTTCTTGTAGTGAATCCTACATATGAGAAAGCTACTGTGAACCGCCTAATTGAAGGTTCTAATCTAAGCAAAGCAGTCACAGGAAAAGTTCTGTTTTCAGTTAAGAATCCGAGTGAAATTCCAATGTAAGTTACCTCACCTTAGAAGAATCTACAGCAGTTCATTTGTCACTTTTCTCCTTTCCAGTATTCTCTTCGGAAGTGAAATTTAAGCTACAGAGCTTCCCGACTGCAGCGTTATTTCTTTTTGTCTCAGCTTCTACTCTTCATCTGCAGATACTATGTTGTCTGTGATTCTGACCGCACATGCTTTGTGATTACTGTTTATGGCGTACGCAGCACTGCAGTAAGTGACACCTTTGGTTTAATCTCTGTTACCACATTTGTCTAATTTTGTCTAAGCTGACGAAAAACTGCAATCATTTTTAAGTATACTAGGTAACCATATCTGACAGTTAGTGATCTTCTCTCCTCTACTTTATTTTCTTGGAAGAAAAATATTACGAAGGGAGTTATAATACTACTATGAATACCAGTGAGCTACACACTTTGAATATAATGTACAGTAAATTGGAAGTGTAAATTTTTGCAGACTTCCTCCAGTATTTGCTCCATTAACTAAGAGATTTAGAATGAGATAAGATTGCCATTTGTATCCCACTAAAGTCTCTTTATACTGAAGAACTGATTTTAAATCCTACGTGTCTATCCAACTCTATTCTTGATAAGGTTAATAAATTTGTGACTTCCTTAAATTCTGCTATTTAAGAGTAGCATGGTGCTTATGCAGAATAAAGAGATGATATAAAtcataaaaggaaaaagagagaaaagacaaagaaaagttGACTTAACAAAACCTATCTTCTTGTTTGCGAGAGAGCAAAGAGTAGATTAGTATGCATTGAGTAATGAGAACTCCTGTTCGAGTCACTTGCTGATGTTCAGTTCTCAGTTTCCCGTTAGATTTTCATATTATAAGACCCTTAGATTCTTAACATTATAAACTATACTGTTGTCAGATCAAAGAAGAAGATCAGGTCACACTATTGGATCCTTTCTACCATATCTTTGATTTTGAATCGAGAGGAAAGGTAACCTTCGATCATTTTAATCTCTGTTTCTTTTCTATCCATTGCTGCTCTGGTTTTTCTTTACTTCCATACGTCTCAAATATTTGCTCTAATTTGAAAGTTAAATGTAAGCTGCTACAAAAGGCTTTTATTGGTGTGTATGTCAACGTTTCACATGTCAGCTCCATTTTAAATGACctcctttttttgttttattttctgctTAATATTTCTTTTTCTCCCCTTCTCGGAGGACACCTCTTACTAGTGGTAATTTTTAATGTTAAAATAGTATAACCAAGTCGGCTAGGATAACTGGATTTGTCTTTGCAGCTACATTTTAGAGAAAAGGCCCAAAATAGTCCTCAAACCAGTCATATTTCTTTCACATGAAGCACTAATAGTCCATATTCTTTAATAAAGTGGTACGCTTTTAGTCTTCATGTTTGATATGAAAAAATGAGTGGTCATTTATTTTTCTATGTTTGATTGGTGAGTGACAAACTTTTTCAGGAATTTTTTTTCTAGTGTTTGTTTagagagtaaaaaatattttttagaaaatttttACGCTACTTTTCTTACCCCCTCCCCCTTATCCCAAATCCCCATGTTTCTAGTACTCCCCTCCTCCCCCAAACCCCAATTATCCAACGTTTTCAAGACTCTATTTTctttaagaatttaattattcttttaaaaatttacacAAAATCAAAAGGACTGATGTGTTACTTTACCTTTTCTCGCAAAAACAACATTGAAATTTGTGTTAcacaactaaaaagaaaatacttttttgttgttgaaataGAAAGTATTCTTTCTATAACATgaaaaagtactcattttgttaaaatgaaagaaaatattttttctacatcataatAAGAAtgagaattaacccaaatagccgtctACCTAactgcttaaactaaaaatagccggtggaggtataatatatgtataatttatgtattatatgtgtataattatgtataataaatgtataatctatgtatatggctagaaaatgTAAACAATGGAGACTAAAAGTGTACCACTTTTTAAAAAGTTATGGACTATTAGTGCTTTCGAAAGAAATATGACTAGTTTGAGTTAAACTCCAAAGATACTGGACTATTTTGGGCCTTATCTCCTACATTTTAGATACAGAGTTGGTAGATTTACCCATTTCTACCCAGGCTATACCAACTCTCTTTTCTTCACACTCCTAGTTGCTTCCCCGTCCTGGAAACTTGAACTGTTGGTGCAGTCAAAGGCATACATTTCACAGGCATTGATTGGTAGTTTAGTTCTAATCAACTTTTCTCCTATTGCCAAAACCAGATTGTGGCGACAACAATGATGTTGCCAAGATTTCCACCAATTGAGAATTTGAAAGAAGTGATTGGAACATCGCTGTGCCCTTTTTTCACTGCAATAGACTGCTAACATAACAGTCATTCATGTAATCTTTTGTTTTCTGCATTTGATAGCACTGTATTTTGTAATTGAAAGTACTTTTTCCTTCTCATCTATTCACATGTTATATTTTACTGCAGCACTATCAGTTCAAGTCACTGCGGATGGATTTCCTGGAACAACTTCGTGTGAATGGAGAAATTGTGTCTCCTGAACATGTAATTCATAGATCAATGTACCCCCAACTCAAGGAAGCATAAGGAGTCTGTTCTTCTTTTACATGTGTGTGAGGTAACAAGAATAATGCTGCTGATTGATTCCACTGAGATGGATTTTCATGTAAATAGTGGTCAAGGAAACAAAACTTATCAAATTTGCTGAATGCTCATCAAACTTCTCACTAGTCAAGCAATATGCATTTCAGAGCTGTGGTATTGTCTTTTTCATCTTCGTTTTGATAGTTCGTGTGATCTTGAGTCCTTGTCTAGGCTCTTTAGCTTAGATATGCTGATATGAGATGAGCTTTTCTTCTTTCATATTATTTGTTTGTAGTCTGTGATTGGTGCGTTTCAATTTGAGATGATCTTTTTGTCTATGTAGATGATGCATGCGAAGCAAATGCCTATTCTCTTTGTTGTCTTGTTGTCTTGTTGCATACAATCACGCGAAGCAAATGCCTATTCTCTTTGTTCTCTTGTTGCATACCATCCACCTGTCGGACTTGCAGTTTTGTTACTTTGAATCCTTTCATTCTTGACCTCTCTAAGTAGTGCTTGCTCCAAGAGATTTTAGAAGCCAAATACTATGAGTTAACAGGAAGCAGAGAATGAGGAAAACCCATGAAATAAACCAATACAAGTTATACAAATCAACCCCCTATTTTACTAGTTTAGATCAGGAACTGACATAGCATTTATTTCTGCTCAAACTCCGAGCTAAACTTAAAGACAAGCGCTTCTCTTTGCCCATTTAGTGTTGCCTTAGTAACCAGTTTCTAAGAAGATGATCGGGAAAGCCGATGAATTTGTCAGTCCCATTGGATGAAAAATTGTCAGCTATTTATTTTCATTATATAGGTTCATGTCTACAACAAAATTGTTAAAATGGAATAAATCGAAATACAAAATTGACAGACTTATATGAAGACCTATTAAAATATGTAAAGAACCAAGAGCTCTGACTTCTGCCAAGGACATTTTGCTGTACTGAAAGAACATAAACAACAGGGTCATCTTCTTCTACTGCACTACATTTAGCCCTTTGACCAAAAATAATGTTCCAAAAACCCTATTACGCGGAGGAGACAGAGGAGCTATCTTCTTTGTGGTCACCAAATATACGCTGCCTAAAGTCTTGTACCATCAGAGGTAGACCTTTCCTAAGAGGCACCTTTGGTTCCCAACCAAGCAATTCTTTAGCCTTTGAGATATCAGGTTTCCTCTTGTGTGGATCATCTGCTGTGTTGGGTCTGAACTCAATCTGCGCATTTGGATCAATGGTTTCCTGGACCACCTGCAACATGAATGACAAATATTACAAAATTCTGTTGCATTCAATCAATAGTAATGCAGAGTTATAGCCTCCAGGTTAGAGAAATTCTGATTGGATTGAAATAACGACTTCAGAAAGGAAACGATTGAATCTGTAAAATCAAAGACTTGACAAGAGAAGAAAAAAgtatgtccatgtatcaattacTTACCCCTGCAAGTTCAAGCATTGTGAATTCACCAGGATTTCCTAGGTTGAAAGGTCCCACATGTTCTCCTTCCATCAAGCGCATTAGGCCCtcaacctttcagaaacaacaaaaatcaaacgccattatttctttgttatataCTTATCTTTGAAAGATAAGAATCACAAATCAATTACTAGCTTAATTAGAGGGTTGTGCTTCACAAACCTTCAGGACCGATTACAATTAGTTCTACAAGTTTTCTTATCATGTGGTTCGTACGAGGCATAATCCATTTCACTGGTTTCTATCTGTATTACAGAAAGGGCTTTGCACATTGACAAATTGAACAGCACCAGCTATTCACGCAAACAAGTTTGTTTTAGTGCAAGACTGTCGGTGCAAAAAACATGAAGTTCGATCAACGAAACTCATGTTTTCTTTTCAAGTCCGCATTGCAGTAGCAAATCAATGTGGTGGAATATGGTAAAATTGTGAAAGTAGAAACAAGACTGCAATAAAAGGttgaaaggagaaaaaaaaaggtcCTAGCTGTCTATGACAAAAGAAATGCCATACCAGGTCTGAAACAAATTGGAAACTTCTTGTTTGCTTTCCATCACCATAAACTGTTAAAGGCTCCTTCCTCAAGGCCTGTATTGTAATATAAAACGATGTAGGTGATTTATTTATAacctcttttttttaattaaaagtggTGGGAGGCAAAACTTTGGGCATGTGAAAAAGGTTCACCTGAGCAACAAAGTTGCTAACAACACGACCATCATCGATGCACATACGAGGTCCATAGGTGTTGAAGATCCTAGCTATCCTCACCTTTCAACCAATAGTGTATAGCCATTAATTAATAATATGATAGTATGCTTTTGAAAAAGTAAAGTGatactttctttttccttttccttttgagATAAAAGGAAGTATACgaatattttgaatattttccATATAAATAAGAGATACCTCGACGCCAGCACCTCTGTGATAGTCCATGGTCAACGTTTCAGCTGTACGCTTCCCCTCATCGTAGCAACTTCTCACACCTAACAATACATGACAAATCTCAACATTTTTACCGTTTTACAttgaaaacaacaaaagagagaaGCCAGATCATTACCCTATTCGCATTTACAAAATACGGCACACCCTCCTCTAATAAATTTGGTTTCTTTTGCCAATTACCATTACAAAATATATGTATAAGTACTATTAGTATTTAATAGAGACAAATAAAAAAGTACTCCTTTGGTGAGACTTATAGAAGACTGACCAATGGGATTAACATTGCCCCAGTAAGTCTCCTTTTGTGGATGTTGCAAAGGATCACCGTAAACTTCGCTGGTGCTCGTTAGCAAAAAACGAGCACCCACTCTCTTCGCCAATCCAAGCATGTTCAGTGTCCCCACAACATTTGTCTTGTGAACAGCTAGAATCAAGGAATCCAACCTTTCTAATTTACCAAATAAATACGTATATAAACACAGAAGAAGAATATAATAATGGAATTAAATAGAAaccaaaaaatatgaataatgaaGAAAAGGATATAATGGTCTTGACGGGGTTATGCTTATAGTGAACAGGAGAGGCAGGGCAAGCGAGGTGGTAGATCTGGTCAACCTCCACCAACAATGGCTCCACCACATCGTGCCTTATGAGCTCGAACCTCGGGTTCCCAAAGTGGTGCATCACGTTCTCCTTCCGCCCCGTGAAGAAATTATCAACGACGATCACGCTGTCACCTCTTGCGATCAGACGGTCCACCAGATGGCTGCCGACGAACCCAGCCCCACCGGTCACCAGGATCCTCAACCCTTTACGCTGCAAACCCAACGGGATTTTCCCGCCAGAATGCAACGACCCGAGCCCGGCCCGGTTCTGGTAGATGATCCGATGAGCACGGGCAATGCTGTGAGAATGAGTTGACTCGGAGGGCAAGTGCGAATCGTAGATCGCGTTGTTTATGTAACTGTAACTGCCCTGACCGGACGGGGCACGTGACGAGGGTAACATAGCGAAGATAAGAGAAGCGATGGCAATGCCTGCAAAGAGGAAGACGAGGCGTTTCTCTTTGAGCATGTAATGTACAGGTCGAATTACGTTTTGCCATGGCTTCCGTGGTTTGGGGGTGTATGCGTTGATTATATGGTGAGTTTCCTGTCCTCTGAAGAACAATTCAGAAGCCATGGCTATGGCGTCCTCCTCTCTCCCTCAGCTCCTACGTTTTTCTTAGAGAGAAGAAAATTAAGGAAGAGGGGAGAGGAGGGGGAAATATAGTTTGGTCGTGTATAGGAGGAGCTTGAGTTGAATTGAAATTAGTGTTGAAAGAGAATAATATTAGGTGGTGAGAGGTCTCTGGCGCGTTTTGGGCTTATTTTTATAGGTCTAGATACAGTCCTATGGTTTCTCTTAGAACCGTTTGATTTAGAAAAGTTCGTTAGTAATAAAAGACATCTTGTTCCTATCGTATCCCATGAAAAAGTGTACTTTGATAGAATAAAAAAATGTATATTGTCACCATACAAGTTAAAAACAAACTAGTATAAATTTATTCATATTGTGAATAAGAATTTACAATCAAAACTGCAATATCATGAGTACAAAGTTGgttaaaaaaaaacatgttacTTCCGTTGGATCCATCTCTTTTCATGTTAAATTGGTTAAGCACCGAtgaattttgaaaacaagatttGGTTTTCAATTAAACTAATATCTATGGAGAAGCCAGTAATACTAAACAACCTAATTATATGTGTGTGCGCGCTTACTAGTTTTTGTCAAAAACCAAAGATATTTA is drawn from Nicotiana tabacum cultivar K326 chromosome 22, ASM71507v2, whole genome shotgun sequence and contains these coding sequences:
- the LOC107784974 gene encoding UDP-glucuronic acid decarboxylase 2-like isoform X1, with the translated sequence MASELFFRGQETHHIINAYTPKPRKPWQNVIRPVHYMLKEKRLVFLFAGIAIASLIFAMLPSSRAPSGQGSYSYINNAIYDSHLPSESTHSHSIARAHRIIYQNRAGLGSLHSGGKIPLGLQRKGLRILVTGGAGFVGSHLVDRLIARGDSVIVVDNFFTGRKENVMHHFGNPRFELIRHDVVEPLLVEVDQIYHLACPASPVHYKHNPVKTIKTNVVGTLNMLGLAKRVGARFLLTSTSEVYGDPLQHPQKETYWGNVNPIGVRSCYDEGKRTAETLTMDYHRGAGVEVRIARIFNTYGPRMCIDDGRVVSNFVAQALRKEPLTVYGDGKQTRSFQFVSDLVEGLMRLMEGEHVGPFNLGNPGEFTMLELAGVVQETIDPNAQIEFRPNTADDPHKRKPDISKAKELLGWEPKVPLRKGLPLMVQDFRQRIFGDHKEDSSSVSSA
- the LOC107784974 gene encoding UDP-glucuronic acid decarboxylase 2-like (The RefSeq protein has 1 substitution compared to this genomic sequence), which codes for MASELFFRGQETHHIINAYTPKPRKPWQNVIRPVHYMLKEKRLVFLFAGIAIASLIFAMLPSSRAPSGQGSYSYINNAIYDSHLPSESTHSHSIARAHRIIYQNRAGLGSLHSGGKIPLGLQRKGLRILVTGGAGFVGSHLVDRLIARGDSVIVVDNFFTGRKENVMHHFGNPRFELIRHDVVEPLLVEVDQIYHLACPASPVHYKHNPVKTIKTNVVGTLNMLGLAKRVGARFLLTSTSEVYGDPLQHPQKETYWGNVNPIGVRSCYDEGKRTAETLTMDYHRGAGVEVRIARIFNTYGPRMCIDDGRVVSNFVAQALRKEPLTVYGDGKQTRSFQFVSDLVEGLMRLMEGEHVGPFNLGNPGEFTMLELAGVVQETIDPNAQIEFRPNTADDPHKRKPDISKAKELLGWEPKVPLRKGLPLMVQDFRQRIFGDHKEDSSSVSSP